The following DNA comes from Rhodanobacter sp. AS-Z3.
CAACGAACAGTCCGCCAACACCACACCAAACTCCTCGCCGCCCAGCCGTCCAAACACGTCGATTGAGCGCAAATGACTCTGGCACAAACCCGCCACCCTGATCAGCACGGCGTCGCCGGCCGCGTGTCCATAGGTGTCGTTGACACGCTTGAAGTGATCCAGGTCGATCAGCACCACGCAGGCGTTGCGCGATGACTTTTCCGCGTAGCGCAACACGCGCGCAGCCTCGCTGACGAAATGCTGGTGGTTGAAAATGCCGGTAAGGCTGTCGCGACGAGCCAGCTTCTGGAAGCGCAACTGCGATCGCTTGATCCGCACCAGCAAGTAGACGATCGAGGCAAGCACCAGCAGCAACAGGGCGAAGTAGAGCCGGCTCGTCTCCATGGCCTTGCGGTCCAGTGCCTGCTGCAACTCCAACAAACGGTTCTGCTTGCTCAACTCATCCAGCTGCAATTTGCGTATCGCCAATTGCTGGTGGACGGTGTGATAGGCCAGCGCAATGGCCTGCGTATCGGTGACCGAACGCAGCTTCACGTTCTTGTAGTGCCGGTAGTAGTCCAACGCGGCGCGATAGTTGCCGGCCTGCTTTTCCAGCTCGTAAAGCACGCGATAGGTGTATTCGGACTGGCCTTCGAAATCTCCATCAGGGTCCATCGCCAGCGCTGCCAGCGCCCAACGTCGTGCCTGCTGGGCATTCCCGTCAGCCCAGTACGCGTAACCCAGCGTGCTGCGAAGTACGTAGACATGCACCTTGAAATCCTGCGCGAGGACGCTTGGTGCAATCCGCTTGAGCAAGGCCAGCGCATCGCTGGAGTTACCTGCATCCACCTGCCGCCGCGCCAGATCCAATTGCACGGTCTCGGCATACAGCGGCTCCTTCGCCGCGATGCAGGTATCGATCGCCTTGCGGAAAATCGGGTCGCCGGGTTTCAGATCGTCGCCGGCGTTCAACGCGCCAAACAGATAGACGTAGGGTCGGCACAACGAGCCGCCAGGCGGGCCAAAAAGCTCCATTTGTTTGGCATAGCCCACCGCGGGCTCCTTCTGCCCAGCCGATGCCATCAATTGCGACAATTGCGACAGCACCACATAGGTCGTGTGTTGGTCTCGCAGGTTCGGCAAAGTGGTCGCCAGTTGCTCGGCAAGGGTGAACGCCTCCTCATACTTGTCCTGGATCGCCAACATGTTGAGCAACATGCCGTTGGCCAGGCTGCGCTGGTCCAGATCGCGAGCATGCGCAGCCACGTCGCGAAGCAGCGGCTCGGCCTTTGGATAATCACCTTCGAACGATGCCTGCCAGGCATCCAGCAAGCGCAGACGCCATTGCTGATCGGTCGACAGCCGCTCCGGATGCTGGTGCAACTGCTGCAGCAATTGCAGAAACCGGGCGTGGTCGGTGGTACGCAGTGACTGAGCCTGCGTCAGCAGGGCCGCCACATCCACGCTGGGCGGCATCGCGGCACGAAGCGGCCCGCCGCACAAGAACAGTGCAGCAACCAGACCCAGACAGGACAGCCGTCGGCGCCAGGCAAGCTTCAGCCTCATGGAATCCCCCTGCCCGACGATGCCCCATCACCGCCGGTCGATCAGGCAAGTGTACATAGCCGCAGCCAAAAGCGCAGGCAGGCACGCGGAGGTGGACGTTGCCGGACTTCCCGCACGGCTCAAACCCTCGCTAGCGGATTGATTATGAAGGACAACGCGAGAGCAGGCACCGCCGCTGGAGCTGCCATGGCACTCAACGCCTAAAGGAGCGAACCCCGACGCCGTTACAGGGATGGCACAGTTGGCGAATACAGGCGCAGCTGGGCTACCGCCGGGCTATGCCTCTTGTCTCCATCCTTGAACTGACGGCTCCTCCGCACAACTTGATCCTGATGATTCACACCTTGCGAATCCTGTACGTCAAGGACTGCACGCTGACACCCGAGTCGGTGCATCGTGCGCTGGCGGCCGGACTCGACCCGTTCGATCTACAGGTCGCCCGCAACCGCGCGGAGTTCGAAGGGCAGCTTGCCAGCCACCGCTGGGACCTCGTGCTCAGCGGCTACCAGCCACCCGGCTTTGACAGGCTGGAGATTGTCGATGTCGTGCGCGCAGCGAATGCCCGCCTGGCCCTGCTGATTTTCACCGAGCACGGGCAGGAGGCGATTGCCGCCGAAGCGCTCAAGCGCGGTGCGACGGACTACTTCATCCGCCATGCCGAACCCATGTTGCGACTGCCGGAAGTCGCCCGCGCGGCCATGGCGCGGCAACGCGACGTGATGTCCGCCTCGGAATTGCAAGCCGTAGTGGAGGCGGCCGACGACGGCATCCTGGTGCTGTCGGCTGACGGTCGTGTGATCCACAGCAACCAACGCGCGCGTACGCTGTGGAAGCTCCCCGTGCACATGGCCGAGAGTACCGACTTCGGCGCATTGCAGCTGCTGGTCGCCGAGCAGCTGGTCGACCCCGCTGGATTCATCGAAGCTGCGCGCCATTCCTTGCGCTCCAATGCCAGCGCCGCCATGACGCTGGGCTTCCTCGATGGCCGCGTCGTCGAGCGCCACGTGCATCCTCAAATGCTGGGTGACAAACGCCTCGGCTGGGTCATCAGCTACCGCGATATCACCGCGTCGGTGCGTGTTCAAAAGGAGCTTCAGGCAGCGATTGCGCTGCAGCAGGCTACCCTGGACGCCACCGCTGACGGCATCCTGGTGGTCAACCCGCAAGGTCGCGTGGTCGGCAGCAACCGCAAATTCCAGGAGCTGTGGCGAGTACCGGATGCGCTGATGGATGCCGGTGATGACGCGCAGATCATTGCTGCCGTGCTGGACCAACTGGTCGACCCCGGCGCGTTCATCGGAATGGTGGAGTCCCTCTACGCAACGCCCGAAGCCAGCAGCCGTGACGTTCTGCAGTTTCGCGACGGTCGCGTGTTCGATCGCTATTCGCACCCGCAACTGGCAGATGGCGTGCCGGTGGGGCGGGTGTGGAGCTTTCGCGACATCACCGCGATCAAGGCGGTGGAGACGGCCCTGCGTGGCAGCGAGGCGCGCTTTCGCCTGATGTTCGAGCAAACCGCCGACGCGCTGATGATTCTCGATGCTGTCAAAGGACGGTTTCTTGATTGCAATCAGGCCGCCGTAGAGCTGTTTTTTTGCACCGACAAGCAGGAAATTCTGGCCCTGCATCCCTCCGAACTGTCGCCGCCACACCAGCCGGACGGCCGGGCGTCGCTGGAAAAAGCAGAGGCGATGATCGGGCTAGCGATACGCGAGGGCAGCCATCGCTTCGAATGGATGCATTGCAGTTCGAAGCGCGCGCCGTTTACCGCCGAGGTATTGCTGACACCGTTCATGTCGGGACAGCAAAACCTGGTGATTGCCACGTTACGCGACATTTCATCGCGCAAACACCAGGAACGCACCCAGCAAGCCGTGCTCGAAATTTCGCAAGCGGCGCAGTCGACCGAAACACTGGAAGAACTGTACCCACGCATTCATCAGATCGTCAGCGGATTGCTTCCGGCGCGCAATTTCTATGTCGCCATACGCGACGAGAAACGTGGTGAGATCACCTTTCCCTACTACGAGGACGAGTTCGACCCGAATCCTGGCGTGATGAAAACGTCCGACGGCACCATCACGGCGTGGTTGATCGAGCAGGGAGAGGCCAAGCTGTTCACTCCGGAAAGTACCAACGAAGGCGTTCTGGAGGAGCTGCCGTTCGTGGGAACCGGCTCGCTGGACTGGCTTGGCGTACCACTGAAATCCAAGTCGCGCACCTTGGGCGCACTGGTGGTGCAAAGTTATGACGGTAGCGTTCGCTACACCGAAGCGGACCGTGTGCTGCTGGAGTTTGTTTCCAGCCAGGTGGCGGCGGCGATCGAGCGCAAGACGGCGGAAATCAATCTGCGCGAGAGTGAGGCCCGGCTGGAAGAGGCGCAACATCTGGCGCATCTGGGCAGCTGGGAGTGGGACATCCCGGGAAATGTCTGCACGTGGTCAGACGAACTGTTTCGAATCTTTGGCGTCTCGCCGGAACATCACCAGGTCAGCCTGCGTGACTCACTTGAACGCATCCACCCTGACGATCACGTGTCGGTCAGGTCGATGATGGCCAGGGCATTCAAAGAGTGTCGGCCGTTCCGGCTGGAGACCCGCATCATTCGTCCAGACGGCGAAATTCGGCACCTGCACAATGAAGTGGAAGTCCGCGTGGACGCCAGCGGTCGCGTTGCCAGCATGGTCGGCGCGTGTCTGGACATCAGCGCACGCAAGCTGGAGGAGGGGGTGGAACGCGACCGCCGCCAGGTGCTGGAACAGGTCGCCAAGAACGAACCCCTGCAAGAAGTATTGGGCGGCGTGGTCAGCATGCTGGAGCGGCAGATTCCCGGCTCTCGCTGCACCGTCCTGATACTGCGCGACGGTCGGCTGTATGACGGCAGCTCGCTGCACATACCCAAGGCTTATTCCAGTGCGCTGGAAGGATTGCCCATTGGACCGGCGGTGGGCAGTTGCGGCACTGCCTGCTACACCAACAAAACGGTGATCGTCGAGGACATCGCCAGCGATCCGCTGTGGGATGGCTACCGCGACGTGGCCTTGCCACACGGCCTGCGCGCCTGCTGGTCGATGCCGATACCGTCCAGCGACGGTGGTGCGTTGGGGTCATTCGCGGTCTATCTCGATCACCCGTGCGCGCCCAGTGCCGCCGAGCTGGATTTCCTGACCGCGGCAAGCCGACTTGCCGCCGTGGCGATCGAACATCGACTGCTCACCGACCGACTGGCCCATCAAGGCCAGCACGACGCACTCACCGGCTTGCCGAATCGACTGCTGTTGCAGGACCGTCTCGGTCAGGCGCTGGCGCTGGCCCAGCGCAAGCAACATCAGGTGGCGGTGCTGTTCATGGACCTGGATCACTTCAAGCAGATCAACGACACACTCGGCCATTCGCACGGCGACATCCTGCTGCGCGAGGTGGCGCATCGCCTGGAAGGCTGCGTTCGCAAGAGCGATACGCTGGCGCGACTGGGCGGCGACGAATTCATGGTGGTGTTGCCGGAACTGGACAACGCGCAGGATGCCATGCACGTGGCCAGCAAGTTGATCGAGTGTCTACGCGAACCCTTCCGCGTCGAACAACATGAATTTGTGGTCAGCGTTTCGCTCGGCATCAGCATCTACCCGGCCGACGGTCAGACTGCCGATACGCTGATGGCCAACGCCGACGCGGCCATGTATCGCGCCAAGGAAACCGGCCGCGACAACTGCATGTGGTTCACGCCGCAGATGAATACGCGAATGATGGAACGCGTCGAACTGGAGAGTCAGTTGCGCCACGCCCTGGTGCTGGGCCAGTTGAGCTTGCACTACCAGCCACTCTGCGGTGCGTCGGGCGAGATCAAGGGCTTTGAAGCGCTGTTGCGCTGGCAGCATCCCACCCTGGGCATGGTCTCGCCAGGGCGCTTCATTCCGATTGCCGAGGAAAGCGGGCTGATTGTGCCGATGGGTGCCTGGGTACTGCATGAAGCCTGCGCGCGCACGGCTGCATGGCATCGTGCCGGGTATACCGACTTGAGCATTTCGGTGAACGTCTCGGCCGTGCAATTTCGTCGCGGCAATCTGCTGGAAGTGGTGCAGCGCGTGCTGCAGGAAACCGGGCTGGAGCCGACTGCGCTGGTATTGGAAATCACCGAAAGCCTGCTGCTGCAAAACGCCGCCGATGCCTCGGTCAACCTGAGTGAATTGCGCAAGCTCGGCGTAGGCGTCGCGATCGATGATTTCGGTACCGGCTATTCGTCCTTGAGCTATCTGCACAAATTGCCGGTAACCACGCTGAAGATCGACCAGTCCTTCGTTTGCGAAATTGGCACGCCCTCACCGGACGGCCGCGAAGAAGCACCCATCATCCGCACGATTATCGCCCTGGCCCGCAACCTCGGCTTGACCGTGGTAGCCGAAGGCGTGGAAACCGCGGCGCAGTTCAACCTGCTGAAGACGCTGGACTGCGATACGTACCAGGGATTCCTGCTGCACCGACCACTCACCGCAGACGCGGCGAACGACTTGCTGGTTCGGTTGCGCTGAGACCCATCGTCGCTGCGAGGGAGCGGATCAAGCACCTGCGTGTTCCGCGCTGAAGTCTGAAAACGCATGGCGCATCGGTTTTGGGATCACATTGCGTTTTGACCGAACCTGTCGCACGACCGATGGCTCACCCACGCTCTCCGACACCGACTGGCGTGCTCACGGCGCTCTGCGCAAGCAGCGCGGGCGACGTCTGCAGCAACCCCACGCAACCGACCACCGCCGACATCCCGGCAAGAAATAAGCGTCTGCTCAGCGCCCTGTGGCGCATACCCGTAAGTGTCGATGATGCGATGAAGCCTCGAACACACAAGCACCAGACAAAACGTGCCGGTCCGACAGCAAGAGCCACTGCTCTGCTCGGCAGGTGCGTAGCCAACGGCAGCTCATGCTGGCTTGGCCGTTACTTTCTGGCCGCATCGAGCTCGGCCGCTTTCAGCGCGACTTCCTTGATCTTGAGCAAACGCATCTGCTCCGACTTCTTCAATCCTTCGCGCGCCTCCTTGATCACCTCATGGGCCAGATTCTGGCTGGTGTGATGCCGCTTCGCATCGATCGCGGCATCCAGTCGCTGCTGGGCTGCCCTGATCGCCTTGTCGACGCGATAGAGCGGGTCATGCGGGTTCGTAACCAGAGGTGGAGCGTAGCTTTTCGTCATGGTGATTCTTCGTGATCAGGACGGCACGATAGCCCGGTTGACTGCGCGGCGCACGTATCGCGTAGTCGTGGACTTGAGCGTTACGCTTGCGCCAGCCGCCCGCGCGCCCCCGTCTTCCGTGGCTCTCGACGCAGCGAACACATGTGCTTTGGCGGCCTTGCTGAAAGTAGAACAGGAGCAGGCCTGAGCGATGAACACGGTCCAGTACCCGCCATTCCTGTCAGCGCACATGCGTTGCGGCTGGCAATACGGCGACGGCGGCGGCGACTCGCCGCGATGGCGTAACCGAGGTGCAATTCGACCGGCACCCGTGGCTGCCCCACGGACAGCAGTTCCGCCACTTCATTCTCTTCGTTGATCAGCCACGCCGCGGGGGCGAAGGAAGGGCAAATCGACGCGACGAGCTCGGCAAGCATCTGCAATATCTGTGGCAGTGCTGTCGCACGGTCGGAAACCCCACGCAAAAGGGGACCGGCCTAGCCCGTCAGCAGCGGCGCAACGTCCGTTGCTTCAGCTTCAACAAGCATTCCATGTCTTCAACCTCTGCGTGGCGCGAGCGCCGTTGTTGCTCGGCTCGGGGCAACGCGTCAGCGCTGGGGAAAGCAGCGCTGACGTTCCTCTCCACCTTCGTTTTGCGTGCGTGTCAGCGCGAAGTGTTCGCTGGCAGCTTGCCTTGCTGCCGAGGAATGAATACGGTGCGCACGGCCTCGGCCAGTTGCGCCGGAGGCAACAGGCCCTGGCCGATGACGAAATCGTTGAACGCCATCCGCTGGAACTTCGATCCCAGCGCCAGTTCGGTTTCCAGCCGCAACTGTTGCAGACGCATGTAACCGTAAAAGTAGGCGGTGGCCTGTCCCGGCGAGTCATAGCTGTAGCGATTCACTTCCTGCGTCGCCAATGCTTCGGACAGGCCGACGTCGTGGGTCAGCACCTCATGCGCCTGCTCGGGGGTGATCATGCCGAGATTGAGCATCGGGTCGAGCCATGCACGTGCGGCGCGCAGCAGACGCGCTTGCAGCGCGGCAAACTGCCCGGCCGGCGGCTCGTACGGAAGCATCTCCGATTCGGCATACAACGCCCAGCCTTCCACGTTGACGCTGTTGAACGCGAACAGGCTGCGCGCGAGCGAAACGCCGTGTTCGAGCATGGCCGAAAACTGCAGCTCGTGGCCCGGTCGACCTTCGTGCGCGGTCAGTGTCCAGGCCGCCGCCTTGAAGGTGAAGTCGTCGTACGCCTCGCTCTTGTTGCCCTGCGCGGTCGGGTTGCCCATCGTCAGAACGAACGTACCCTGCTCGCCCTGGTTGTTGATGAACGGCGGCGGGTCCATGTGCGGCGCCGGCACCTTGGCCGATTCCGCTTCGGACGCCAGCCGCATCTGCATCGGGCGATTGGGCAGGGTGACGATGTGTTCGCGACGGACGATGGCTTCGATTCGGCCAAGCACCTCGTGATACCAGGGCACCACGTCATCCTTGCCCAGCTGCTGCTTCTTCAACGCCTTGAGTACCTCGCGGTAGTCAGTAGCCTGGATGTGCTCCTGTTTGGCGACCCCCGGCGCCAGCACCTGCAGCATGCCGCGCAGCTCGACAAATTCCAACTGCGCCTGTTTCATCAATTCGCGCGGCGCAATGTCGATGCCCACCTGTCGCAGGTTGTACGCGTACATCGCTTCGGGCAGCCGGAAGTCCGTACGCGAGCGCGGCAACACCGTGCGGCGCACCCACGCGTCGTAGGCGGCGAGCTGACTGTCGAGCGCGTCCAGCGCGGCCTTGCCGCTGGCGTCGTCCAGCTGATACTTGGCGAACAGCTTGCGTATGCCCTTGAGGTAGCGCGTGGTGTTGGCCAGCTTCTGCTCCACCTCGCCCTTGTACGGACCCAGCAGCGCCTGCTCGTTCAACCTGGCCATGGTCTGGGCTTCAGCGAGTTGGGTGATCGGCGTGCAGTCCGGCGCCTGGCCCACGTAGCACTGCAAACGCTTCAACGCAGTAGCGCGGCGCGGCGCAGCCACGTCGTCCTGCAGCAGCGCAAACTCACCGCTGAAGATCAGCTCGCCCACGTCGGTGTAGGGCAAAAGATACTTGGCGTTAAGGTCGATCCCCTCGACTTCCTGCTCGGTAGCGCTGATCAGGATACGCAGATCCTGGCGCACATCCGCGTCCTTCTCCGTGGCGAGCGTTTGCTGCAGTGAAGCTTTCTCGCTCAGCAACGCCGCACGCGAGCGCGCATCGGCACCGGGTCTGAGGTCAGCCACCTTTTCATCGAAGCCGGTCAGACCGAATTCCGAAGCAGATTCGGGACTGAAGCGCGCGATGACATTGAGCAGGCCCTGAGCATCGGCATTGCTTCGAGCCACCCAGGGAGGTGGCGCGGTCTGCGCGTGGAGTGTCCCGCTTATGGCGAGAGTGGCGACAACAACGGCCAGGCGCAGGGACATGAGAGCTCTCTCCAAGTGAGCGTGGAAAGTAGCACTGCGAAATGGCCTTGCCATGTGCCGAACGTCGGCTCCTTCCACCACGAAGACCAGCGCCAGGCAGTGACCAGCTCGGCCTCGGTCTGGAAGTAAACGGCGGCGAGGTCATGCCGTGACGGGCGCAAGCAGAACGCCCGCAAAACCTTTCTCTTATTCCCCACTCACCACCCTTTCACCGCGCACGCCACAGGCTGCAGTACGTCCATCCACTGGAGCAACCCATGGCCAGCAAAAAACCGTCCGGCGCACCATCGCGTGCTTCCGGCGCTGCAACCGCCGCCCGCGAAACACGCGGCAACGCGGACGAACTTCATCAGCTTGCCGGCGATCAGCACCCGCCCCTGACCACCAATCAGGGCGTGCCGCTCAGCGACGACCAGAACTCGCTGCGGCCCTCCCCGCGCGGCCCGACGCTGCTGGAAGACTTCATCCTGCGCGAAAAAATCACCCACTTCGATCACGAGCGCATCCCCGAGCGCATCGTGCACGCACGTGGCTCGGCTGCGCACGGTTACTTTGAACTCACCCGCTCGTTGAAGAAGTACACCCGTGCGAAAGTCCTCACCGAAGTGGGCAAGAAGACGCCGTTGTTCACCCGCTTCTCCACCGTCGCTGGTGGCGCCGGCTCGATCGACACGCCGCGTGACGCGCGTGGCATCGCGGTAAAGCTCTATACCAGCGAGGGCAACTGGGACCTGGTCGGCATCAACTTCCCGGTGTTCTTCATCCAGGACGCGATGAAATTTCCCGACCTTGTGCATGCGCTGAAAATGGAGCCTGATCGCGGCTATCCGCAGGCCGCCAGCGCCCATGACACGTTTTGGGACTACATCTCGCTCACCCCGGAAAGCCTGCATGCGGTGACCTGGCTGATGTCCGATCGCGGTATCCCGCGCTCGCTGCGCATGATGGAAGGCTTCATGATCCACAGCTTCCGCCTGTTGGCCGAGGACGGCAGCAGTACGTTCGTGAAATTCCATTGGCGGCCGAAACTCGGGCTGCAGTCCACAATCTGGGACGAGACAGTCAAGATCACCGGTGCCGATCCGGACTACCACAGGCGTGACTTGTTCGAGTCCATCCAGCGCGGTGCGTTCCCCGAGTGGGAGCTTGCCGTGCAGCTGTTCAGTCAGGAACAGGCAGATGCGTTCCCGTTCGATCATCTGGATCCGACCAAGCTGATTCCGGAGGAACTGGTGCCGCTCACCGTCATCGGCCGGATGGTGCTGGATCGCTGGCCCGACAACTTCTTTGCCGAGACCGAGCAGGTCGCATTCTGCCCCTCGCATCTGGTGCCGG
Coding sequences within:
- a CDS encoding DUF885 domain-containing protein — encoded protein: MSLRLAVVVATLAISGTLHAQTAPPPWVARSNADAQGLLNVIARFSPESASEFGLTGFDEKVADLRPGADARSRAALLSEKASLQQTLATEKDADVRQDLRILISATEQEVEGIDLNAKYLLPYTDVGELIFSGEFALLQDDVAAPRRATALKRLQCYVGQAPDCTPITQLAEAQTMARLNEQALLGPYKGEVEQKLANTTRYLKGIRKLFAKYQLDDASGKAALDALDSQLAAYDAWVRRTVLPRSRTDFRLPEAMYAYNLRQVGIDIAPRELMKQAQLEFVELRGMLQVLAPGVAKQEHIQATDYREVLKALKKQQLGKDDVVPWYHEVLGRIEAIVRREHIVTLPNRPMQMRLASEAESAKVPAPHMDPPPFINNQGEQGTFVLTMGNPTAQGNKSEAYDDFTFKAAAWTLTAHEGRPGHELQFSAMLEHGVSLARSLFAFNSVNVEGWALYAESEMLPYEPPAGQFAALQARLLRAARAWLDPMLNLGMITPEQAHEVLTHDVGLSEALATQEVNRYSYDSPGQATAYFYGYMRLQQLRLETELALGSKFQRMAFNDFVIGQGLLPPAQLAEAVRTVFIPRQQGKLPANTSR
- a CDS encoding GGDEF domain-containing protein; this encodes MRLKLAWRRRLSCLGLVAALFLCGGPLRAAMPPSVDVAALLTQAQSLRTTDHARFLQLLQQLHQHPERLSTDQQWRLRLLDAWQASFEGDYPKAEPLLRDVAAHARDLDQRSLANGMLLNMLAIQDKYEEAFTLAEQLATTLPNLRDQHTTYVVLSQLSQLMASAGQKEPAVGYAKQMELFGPPGGSLCRPYVYLFGALNAGDDLKPGDPIFRKAIDTCIAAKEPLYAETVQLDLARRQVDAGNSSDALALLKRIAPSVLAQDFKVHVYVLRSTLGYAYWADGNAQQARRWALAALAMDPDGDFEGQSEYTYRVLYELEKQAGNYRAALDYYRHYKNVKLRSVTDTQAIALAYHTVHQQLAIRKLQLDELSKQNRLLELQQALDRKAMETSRLYFALLLLVLASIVYLLVRIKRSQLRFQKLARRDSLTGIFNHQHFVSEAARVLRYAEKSSRNACVVLIDLDHFKRVNDTYGHAAGDAVLIRVAGLCQSHLRSIDVFGRLGGEEFGVVLADCSLQVGWEIVERMREALASLAFDGEVSTEVISASFGLASTEASGYALATLMANADAALYRAKDRGRNCVETYVEFDRPRTAAGKPVVDA
- a CDS encoding catalase; this encodes MASKKPSGAPSRASGAATAARETRGNADELHQLAGDQHPPLTTNQGVPLSDDQNSLRPSPRGPTLLEDFILREKITHFDHERIPERIVHARGSAAHGYFELTRSLKKYTRAKVLTEVGKKTPLFTRFSTVAGGAGSIDTPRDARGIAVKLYTSEGNWDLVGINFPVFFIQDAMKFPDLVHALKMEPDRGYPQAASAHDTFWDYISLTPESLHAVTWLMSDRGIPRSLRMMEGFMIHSFRLLAEDGSSTFVKFHWRPKLGLQSTIWDETVKITGADPDYHRRDLFESIQRGAFPEWELAVQLFSQEQADAFPFDHLDPTKLIPEELVPLTVIGRMVLDRWPDNFFAETEQVAFCPSHLVPGIDFSNDPLLQGRLFSYLDTQLSRLGSPNFHQLPINAPKCPFANLQRDAQMQMQSPKGRVSYEPNSLSSDTPRETPAGFMHAAEATESGRKGRLRAESFADHYSQASRFYRSQTKPEQAHIASAFVFELSKVETVQVREAMVGHLRHVDEDLAVRVANGLALSPMPPAPPARVAPVDLPLSPALQLIGKMKDTLKGRMVGILIHDGSDATTIKALRKAVEAAGAAVQIVAPKVGGAILSNGKKMPADGQLAGTPSVFFDAVAVVLSEEAARQLTGESAAKDFVSDAFAHLKAIAADPGAQALLKVAGVKKDAGVIDAADPKAFVAAAKTRQWAREPKIRMLP
- a CDS encoding EAL domain-containing protein, with the protein product MIHTLRILYVKDCTLTPESVHRALAAGLDPFDLQVARNRAEFEGQLASHRWDLVLSGYQPPGFDRLEIVDVVRAANARLALLIFTEHGQEAIAAEALKRGATDYFIRHAEPMLRLPEVARAAMARQRDVMSASELQAVVEAADDGILVLSADGRVIHSNQRARTLWKLPVHMAESTDFGALQLLVAEQLVDPAGFIEAARHSLRSNASAAMTLGFLDGRVVERHVHPQMLGDKRLGWVISYRDITASVRVQKELQAAIALQQATLDATADGILVVNPQGRVVGSNRKFQELWRVPDALMDAGDDAQIIAAVLDQLVDPGAFIGMVESLYATPEASSRDVLQFRDGRVFDRYSHPQLADGVPVGRVWSFRDITAIKAVETALRGSEARFRLMFEQTADALMILDAVKGRFLDCNQAAVELFFCTDKQEILALHPSELSPPHQPDGRASLEKAEAMIGLAIREGSHRFEWMHCSSKRAPFTAEVLLTPFMSGQQNLVIATLRDISSRKHQERTQQAVLEISQAAQSTETLEELYPRIHQIVSGLLPARNFYVAIRDEKRGEITFPYYEDEFDPNPGVMKTSDGTITAWLIEQGEAKLFTPESTNEGVLEELPFVGTGSLDWLGVPLKSKSRTLGALVVQSYDGSVRYTEADRVLLEFVSSQVAAAIERKTAEINLRESEARLEEAQHLAHLGSWEWDIPGNVCTWSDELFRIFGVSPEHHQVSLRDSLERIHPDDHVSVRSMMARAFKECRPFRLETRIIRPDGEIRHLHNEVEVRVDASGRVASMVGACLDISARKLEEGVERDRRQVLEQVAKNEPLQEVLGGVVSMLERQIPGSRCTVLILRDGRLYDGSSLHIPKAYSSALEGLPIGPAVGSCGTACYTNKTVIVEDIASDPLWDGYRDVALPHGLRACWSMPIPSSDGGALGSFAVYLDHPCAPSAAELDFLTAASRLAAVAIEHRLLTDRLAHQGQHDALTGLPNRLLLQDRLGQALALAQRKQHQVAVLFMDLDHFKQINDTLGHSHGDILLREVAHRLEGCVRKSDTLARLGGDEFMVVLPELDNAQDAMHVASKLIECLREPFRVEQHEFVVSVSLGISIYPADGQTADTLMANADAAMYRAKETGRDNCMWFTPQMNTRMMERVELESQLRHALVLGQLSLHYQPLCGASGEIKGFEALLRWQHPTLGMVSPGRFIPIAEESGLIVPMGAWVLHEACARTAAWHRAGYTDLSISVNVSAVQFRRGNLLEVVQRVLQETGLEPTALVLEITESLLLQNAADASVNLSELRKLGVGVAIDDFGTGYSSLSYLHKLPVTTLKIDQSFVCEIGTPSPDGREEAPIIRTIIALARNLGLTVVAEGVETAAQFNLLKTLDCDTYQGFLLHRPLTADAANDLLVRLR